The following are encoded together in the Anaerostipes caccae L1-92 genome:
- the ybeY gene encoding rRNA maturation RNase YbeY — translation MSVFLENEYEGTAGIDCEMIAGQVVEAAVDYVTCPFECEVNLMLVGNNEIHRINLEQRGIDRPTDVLSFPMVEYEKPGCFDGLEEDPAAFHPDSGELMLGDIVISMDKAKEQAEAYGHSLEREYAFLIAHSMLHLFGYDHMEDEERAVMEEKQEEILQFVHYTRD, via the coding sequence ATGAGTGTTTTTTTAGAGAATGAGTATGAAGGAACAGCAGGCATAGACTGTGAAATGATTGCCGGACAAGTTGTTGAGGCTGCTGTGGATTATGTAACATGCCCTTTTGAGTGCGAAGTGAATCTCATGCTCGTGGGAAATAATGAGATCCATCGGATCAATCTGGAACAAAGGGGCATTGACCGTCCTACGGATGTCCTTTCGTTTCCGATGGTCGAGTACGAAAAGCCTGGATGTTTCGACGGACTGGAAGAAGATCCGGCAGCGTTTCACCCGGATTCAGGGGAGCTGATGCTGGGTGATATTGTGATTTCTATGGACAAGGCAAAGGAACAGGCCGAGGCTTACGGACACAGCCTGGAGAGAGAATATGCCTTTTTGATCGCCCACAGTATGCTTCATCTGTTTGGATATGACCACATGGAAGATGAAGAACGTGCGGTGATGGAAGAAAAACAGGAAGAAATACTGCAGTTCGTTCACTATACAAGAGATTAG
- a CDS encoding putative polysaccharide biosynthesis protein has translation MGKKQKSSFLVQGTILIAAQMLCRIIGLLYRRPLFAVIGEQGMGYYGFAYTIYSMVLLIASFSIPLAVSKAIASRLAMKQYRNAQRVFHGALIYAAVVGGAGFIFTYVGAPYLVPNEGSVFALRTMSPTIFFSGILGVLRGYFQGHNTMVPTSVSQILEQILNAVVSVVMAYVLVAPYVGHATKAAAFKLAEHGAAGSAIGTGAGVLTGLLFCFIIYLSYRPKVKLQMKHDKTKKTESYKRIVKILIFTITPVIFSTFIYNCSASIDSTLFGHLLTNKGLPETTVSAFYGLFSSQYNVLINVPIAIASSLSNAIVPDIAGSYAVNDQEAIKNNIDTAVRFILMIAIPCAVGIAVLAKPVIGLLFGPKYAVQGLSPRMLQVGAVSIIFYCLSTMTNGILQGLGKMRVPVKHSAISVVANVAVLVILIQTTNANVYAIVLATVAFSVVMSVLNARALTKFTGYRQDLKKSVLKPMLSAGVMGIVIFIISWAFEQFISGSSIGYAACLAVSVPVGMIIYFVFVIKFQTFSEEELKQMPKGHAILKLAQKLKLL, from the coding sequence ATGGGAAAGAAACAAAAGAGCAGCTTTTTAGTACAGGGAACCATATTGATTGCCGCGCAAATGCTCTGCCGCATTATTGGACTTTTGTATAGAAGACCATTATTTGCTGTTATTGGTGAGCAGGGAATGGGATACTATGGATTTGCTTATACAATTTACAGTATGGTTTTGCTGATAGCATCGTTTAGTATTCCTTTAGCTGTATCCAAGGCCATCGCATCAAGACTTGCGATGAAACAGTATAGGAATGCACAGAGAGTATTTCATGGAGCATTAATTTATGCAGCCGTAGTTGGCGGCGCAGGTTTTATCTTCACATATGTCGGAGCCCCTTATCTTGTTCCGAATGAGGGGTCTGTTTTTGCGCTCAGAACGATGTCGCCTACGATATTTTTCTCTGGGATTTTGGGCGTACTGCGCGGGTATTTTCAAGGGCACAACACGATGGTGCCAACCTCTGTATCACAAATTCTTGAACAAATCTTAAATGCAGTCGTCAGCGTTGTTATGGCATATGTTTTAGTGGCACCTTATGTGGGACATGCTACAAAAGCGGCGGCTTTTAAACTTGCAGAACATGGTGCGGCAGGAAGTGCAATAGGTACAGGAGCAGGTGTTCTGACTGGGCTGTTATTTTGCTTTATCATTTATTTGAGCTATCGTCCAAAAGTAAAATTACAGATGAAGCATGATAAAACAAAGAAGACGGAATCCTATAAAAGAATTGTTAAAATATTGATCTTTACTATAACACCGGTAATCTTCAGCACATTTATTTATAATTGCAGCGCCAGTATAGATTCAACTTTATTTGGACATTTGCTGACAAATAAAGGATTGCCGGAGACAACAGTATCTGCTTTCTACGGATTGTTTTCAAGCCAGTATAATGTATTGATTAATGTCCCGATTGCTATTGCATCTTCTTTATCAAATGCAATTGTACCTGATATTGCCGGGTCTTATGCGGTGAACGATCAGGAAGCGATTAAGAACAACATTGATACGGCGGTCAGGTTTATTTTGATGATTGCTATTCCCTGTGCAGTTGGAATTGCAGTTTTAGCTAAACCTGTCATTGGGTTATTGTTTGGACCTAAATATGCGGTTCAGGGACTCAGTCCGAGAATGCTGCAGGTAGGAGCTGTTTCTATTATCTTTTATTGTCTTTCTACTATGACAAACGGCATTCTGCAGGGTCTTGGAAAGATGAGGGTCCCGGTGAAACATTCAGCAATTTCAGTTGTTGCTAACGTAGCAGTTTTAGTGATTTTGATACAAACCACAAATGCGAATGTCTATGCAATCGTTTTAGCAACTGTGGCTTTTTCCGTTGTCATGAGTGTACTAAATGCCCGAGCGCTTACAAAATTCACTGGATACAGACAGGACTTAAAAAAGTCAGTTTTAAAGCCTATGTTGAGTGCAGGAGTTATGGGGATTGTTATATTTATTATTTCCTGGGCATTTGAGCAGTTTATTTCAGGGTCCAGTATTGGGTATGCGGCTTGTCTGGCTGTGTCAGTGCCTGTTGGTATGATTATTTACTTTGTATTTGTAATTAAATTTCAAACATTTTCAGAGGAAGAATTAAAGCAAATGCCAAAGGGACACGCTATTTTGAAATTAGCACAAAAATTAAAATTACTCTAA
- a CDS encoding phosphopentomutase, producing the protein MKRVFLIVLDSFGIGEAPDAKDFGDEGSNTLLAVSKSLYFDLPNLEKLGLFAVDGAEIDGDRQSTVPIGTYGRMTEQSKGKDTTIGHWEIAGIISEKPLPVYPKGFPEEVTAVFEQETGRKILCNRPYSGTEVIRDYGDEHVKTGALIVYTSADSVFQIAAHEDVVPPEELYRYCKIARKILTGKHGVGRVIARPFIGESGHYTRTSNRHDFSIEPPKVTMLDQLKEKGFDVIGIGKIHDIFAGKGLTEFSFTKNNEDGIEQTKEWMKKRFEGLCFVNLVDFDMLYGHRNDVDGYAKALSYFDKQLPKLLGLMREGDILMITADHGCDPSTPSTDHSREYTPFLMYQYGQAKGVNLKTRKTFADIGSTVLDYFGIESKIDGTSVLEDIDEV; encoded by the coding sequence ATGAAAAGAGTTTTTTTGATCGTGCTGGACAGCTTTGGCATCGGGGAAGCGCCCGATGCCAAAGATTTCGGGGATGAGGGAAGCAACACACTGCTGGCAGTGTCCAAAAGTCTGTATTTTGACCTGCCGAATCTGGAGAAACTGGGCTTATTTGCTGTCGACGGCGCAGAGATCGACGGTGACAGGCAGAGCACTGTGCCGATTGGCACCTATGGACGAATGACGGAGCAGTCGAAAGGAAAAGATACGACCATCGGACATTGGGAGATTGCGGGAATCATATCTGAAAAACCGCTGCCGGTGTATCCGAAAGGATTTCCGGAAGAAGTCACTGCGGTTTTTGAACAGGAAACAGGCAGAAAGATCCTCTGCAACCGGCCGTATTCCGGTACGGAGGTTATCAGAGATTACGGAGATGAACACGTGAAAACCGGAGCGCTCATTGTCTATACATCGGCGGACAGTGTATTCCAGATCGCAGCCCATGAAGATGTGGTGCCGCCGGAAGAGCTGTACCGATACTGTAAAATAGCAAGGAAGATCCTGACGGGAAAGCACGGTGTGGGAAGGGTTATTGCACGTCCGTTTATCGGAGAGAGCGGCCATTATACGAGGACGTCCAACCGACATGATTTTTCCATAGAACCGCCGAAAGTGACGATGCTGGATCAGCTGAAAGAAAAGGGATTTGATGTGATCGGCATTGGAAAGATCCACGATATTTTTGCCGGTAAAGGACTGACGGAGTTTTCATTTACCAAAAACAACGAGGATGGCATCGAGCAGACGAAAGAGTGGATGAAGAAGAGGTTTGAAGGATTATGTTTCGTAAATCTCGTAGACTTTGACATGCTGTACGGGCACCGAAATGATGTGGACGGATATGCCAAAGCCCTCAGTTATTTTGACAAACAGCTGCCGAAGCTTCTGGGGCTGATGCGGGAAGGGGATATCCTGATGATCACGGCAGACCACGGATGTGATCCGTCGACTCCTTCTACGGATCATTCCAGAGAATATACGCCGTTTCTTATGTATCAATACGGGCAGGCAAAAGGTGTCAATTTAAAAACAAGAAAAACATTTGCAGATATCGGGAGCACTGTGTTAGACTATTTTGGTATAGAATCAAAAATAGACGGAACCAGTGTTTTGGAGGATATAGATGAAGTATGA
- a CDS encoding NAD(P)/FAD-dependent oxidoreductase has product MKYDVIIAGGGASGMTAAITAARRGCSVLVLERMDRPGKKILATGNGRCNLTNSYLDQDCYRGEKPGFPYSMLEVFGAAETLDFFQSMGMLTTDLGGYYYPASMQASTVVDTLTGKMRQLGVHIKTGTEVKKIQKIKDTFHVTCGTEKYQGRNVILAAGGMAQEKLGSNGSGYALAKAVGHTVTDVFPALVALESEEKFFQHLAGVRNVSALSVYVNGQKTAEQTGEVQFAKYGISGIPVFQVSRYAIDALRKKKKVEVILNLMPEQFTLKELMDYFRKVGYYKTAEEFLQGFLNKKLAFTVLSRLKIRPEKSAADLTQKELRQIRSMIQKFPVPVSGYKGFDMAQVTAGGVSVREVIEGTLESKIHRGLYFAGELLDVDGTCGGYNLQWAFTSGYIAGNQIEAENQ; this is encoded by the coding sequence ATGAAGTATGATGTAATCATCGCAGGAGGCGGGGCATCCGGTATGACGGCGGCTATCACAGCGGCGCGCAGAGGATGCTCCGTCCTTGTGCTGGAAAGGATGGACAGGCCGGGAAAAAAGATCCTTGCCACAGGCAACGGACGGTGCAATTTGACAAACAGTTATTTAGATCAGGACTGCTACCGGGGAGAAAAACCGGGATTTCCATACTCCATGCTGGAGGTGTTTGGGGCCGCAGAGACCCTGGACTTTTTCCAGTCCATGGGAATGCTGACCACCGATTTGGGAGGATACTATTATCCTGCGTCCATGCAGGCTTCCACGGTGGTTGATACACTGACTGGGAAAATGCGGCAGCTCGGCGTACATATAAAGACGGGAACGGAAGTTAAAAAAATACAGAAGATAAAGGATACATTTCATGTGACATGCGGCACAGAGAAATATCAGGGCAGAAATGTCATCCTGGCAGCCGGGGGAATGGCCCAGGAAAAACTGGGCAGCAACGGCAGCGGATATGCACTGGCAAAAGCTGTGGGGCACACCGTGACGGATGTATTTCCGGCTTTGGTGGCTCTGGAATCGGAGGAGAAATTCTTTCAGCATTTGGCCGGTGTCCGCAATGTTTCTGCGCTTTCGGTCTACGTAAACGGACAGAAGACAGCGGAACAAACAGGAGAAGTCCAGTTTGCCAAGTATGGGATATCCGGAATTCCGGTGTTTCAGGTCAGCCGGTATGCCATCGACGCTCTGAGGAAGAAAAAAAAGGTGGAAGTGATCTTAAACCTCATGCCGGAGCAGTTCACGTTGAAGGAATTAATGGACTATTTCAGAAAAGTCGGATATTACAAGACAGCGGAAGAATTTCTCCAGGGCTTCCTGAATAAAAAACTGGCATTTACGGTGCTGAGCCGTTTGAAAATCCGGCCGGAGAAGAGTGCAGCGGACCTTACACAGAAAGAACTGAGGCAGATCCGTTCCATGATACAGAAGTTTCCGGTCCCGGTTTCGGGTTATAAAGGATTTGATATGGCACAGGTGACGGCAGGCGGCGTTTCCGTCAGGGAAGTCATCGAGGGCACACTGGAATCGAAGATTCACCGGGGTCTGTACTTTGCCGGGGAATTACTGGATGTAGACGGCACCTGCGGCGGCTATAATCTTCAGTGGGCTTTTACATCAGGATATATTGCGGGAAATCAGATAGAGGCGGAGAATCAATGA
- a CDS encoding NAD(P)/FAD-dependent oxidoreductase, with the protein MIRISQIKLPAEHTKVQLEQKIKKAVHHATLKNYQIFKRSLDARKKDQISYVYTIDAEVEKESEFLKRNKNPRITKAERKEYRIPKCRKEIPVRPVVIGMGPAGLFAALILAKAGLKPVLLERGKPVEERRKDVEAFWENGDLNPESNVQFGEGGAGTFSDGKLNTAVKDKYGRNRFVLETFVQYGAPEEILYDGKPHIGTDLLCMVVANMRNAIQQAGGTIRFENKVTDLVIRRGRLTALVINGTETLPCDTAVLAVGHSARDTFEMLYKRKLHMTPKAFAVGVRVEHPRQKIDESQYGKGAADKKLPTASYKLTYRASCGRSVYSFCMCPGGFVVNASSEKGRLTVNGMSNHDRMARNSNSAVIASVTPEDFGSEHPLAGIEFQRKWEEKAYLAGNGAIPVQTFSDFKEDKKTDKFGKILPNTKGKTAFANIRECLPDEVSEAIIEGMDAFEKKIKGFSDGDTVLSGIEARTSSPLRMERDESFQGSISGIYPCGEGAGYAGGITSAAMDGIKTAEQLIENMDKKYNIL; encoded by the coding sequence ATGATCAGAATCAGTCAGATAAAACTTCCGGCGGAACATACGAAAGTCCAGCTGGAACAGAAAATAAAAAAAGCGGTGCATCACGCAACGTTAAAAAACTATCAGATCTTTAAGAGGTCTCTGGATGCCAGAAAAAAAGATCAGATCAGCTATGTATATACAATCGATGCAGAAGTAGAGAAAGAGTCCGAATTTCTCAAAAGAAACAAGAATCCCAGGATAACAAAAGCCGAAAGAAAAGAATACCGGATACCTAAATGCAGGAAAGAGATCCCGGTCCGCCCTGTGGTGATCGGCATGGGCCCGGCCGGCCTTTTTGCAGCTCTGATTTTGGCAAAGGCCGGGCTGAAACCGGTTCTTCTGGAACGGGGAAAACCTGTAGAAGAGAGAAGGAAGGACGTAGAAGCTTTCTGGGAAAACGGGGATCTCAACCCTGAGTCAAACGTACAGTTCGGAGAAGGAGGAGCCGGGACTTTTTCCGACGGAAAGCTCAATACAGCAGTGAAGGACAAATACGGGCGGAACCGGTTTGTGCTGGAAACCTTTGTGCAGTATGGGGCACCGGAAGAAATCTTATATGACGGAAAACCGCATATCGGGACAGATCTGCTCTGCATGGTTGTGGCAAATATGAGAAATGCTATACAGCAAGCAGGAGGAACGATCCGGTTCGAAAACAAGGTAACAGATTTGGTAATAAGAAGAGGAAGACTGACGGCGCTTGTGATCAATGGAACAGAGACACTTCCGTGCGATACTGCAGTGCTGGCAGTGGGACACAGTGCCAGAGATACCTTTGAAATGCTGTATAAAAGAAAGCTTCATATGACGCCGAAAGCTTTTGCCGTCGGGGTAAGGGTTGAGCATCCGAGGCAGAAGATCGACGAATCCCAGTATGGAAAAGGGGCGGCGGATAAAAAACTGCCCACGGCTTCCTATAAACTTACTTACAGAGCTTCATGCGGCAGGAGCGTCTATTCTTTTTGTATGTGCCCCGGAGGATTTGTGGTGAATGCGTCTTCAGAAAAAGGAAGGCTGACAGTCAATGGAATGAGCAATCACGACCGTATGGCGAGAAATTCAAACAGTGCGGTCATCGCCAGTGTGACGCCGGAGGATTTTGGATCAGAACATCCGCTGGCCGGCATCGAATTCCAGAGAAAGTGGGAGGAGAAAGCTTATCTGGCCGGAAACGGAGCCATACCCGTTCAGACGTTTTCAGATTTTAAGGAAGATAAAAAGACTGATAAATTCGGAAAGATCCTTCCTAATACAAAAGGGAAAACAGCATTTGCAAATATAAGGGAATGTCTGCCGGACGAGGTTTCAGAGGCAATCATTGAGGGAATGGATGCTTTTGAGAAAAAAATCAAAGGATTTTCTGATGGCGATACAGTCCTGAGCGGAATAGAGGCGAGAACCTCATCCCCTCTCCGGATGGAAAGGGATGAGTCATTTCAGGGCAGTATATCCGGGATCTATCCATGCGGGGAAGGCGCAGGATATGCCGGAGGCATCACGTCTGCGGCTATGGACGGCATTAAAACGGCGGAACAATTAATCGAAAATATGGATAAAAAATACAACATATTGTGA
- the nrdD gene encoding anaerobic ribonucleoside-triphosphate reductase: MKVIKRNGSKVDFDPSKIELAILKAMRYGSGVVDEKCAKDISFEIHEEHQGDEDISIYRIEDQVFEKLIQKDQILTAKAYEGYRKVREFQRETNTIDNEVFGIVTGENQEALDENSNKDPNILATQRDLIAGEFSRDYCRRMMLPPKIVQAHDDGIIHFHDMDYYIQQMHNCDLVDLKDMFKNGTVINGKLIETPKSLQTACTVATQIVQQVANGQYGGQTISLSHLAPFVRVSLNKHKEKVKKEGEMIGKAYTEREVELIAEDRLHDEIVSGIQTIQYQINTFSTTNGQAPFLSVFMYISEEPEYEKETAMLIEEMLRQRYEGMKNPVGAYVTPAFPKLLYVLDENNVPKDSRYRYLTDLAVKCVAKRMMPDFISAKIMKKNYKGEVFPCMGCRSFLAPWKDEEGNYKWYGRFNQGVVTINLADVGLSAEQDMEKFWNILDERLSLCREALMLRHESLKGTLSDVSPIHWQFGAIARLKPGETIDKLLEGGYSTLSLGYIGLYECVLSLLGKSHTTEDGDELAVRIMERLRGACDRWKAESGLGFSVYGTPAESTTYTFARSLKKRFGVVEGITDKDYITNSYHVNVTEPIDAFEKLGFEAKFQSISSGGAISYVEVTNLNQNPEALSALIDYMYDTIQYAEINTKSDYCQECGFDGEILLDENYEWYCPNCGNRSHKTLNVCRRTCGYLGDNFWNKGRTQEIGERFVHLDNQVQEVN; encoded by the coding sequence ATGAAAGTGATTAAGAGAAATGGCAGTAAAGTAGATTTTGATCCGTCTAAAATTGAACTTGCCATCTTAAAAGCCATGAGGTACGGAAGCGGGGTTGTGGATGAAAAATGCGCAAAAGATATTTCCTTTGAGATCCATGAGGAACATCAGGGAGACGAGGATATCAGCATTTACCGGATCGAAGACCAGGTATTTGAAAAGCTCATTCAAAAAGACCAGATTCTGACGGCCAAGGCCTATGAGGGATACCGGAAGGTCAGAGAGTTCCAGAGAGAGACAAATACCATTGACAATGAAGTATTCGGCATCGTGACCGGAGAGAACCAGGAAGCTTTGGATGAAAACTCCAACAAAGATCCGAATATACTGGCAACCCAGAGGGATCTGATCGCGGGAGAATTTTCCAGAGACTACTGCAGGAGGATGATGCTTCCGCCTAAAATTGTTCAGGCACACGATGACGGCATCATTCATTTTCATGATATGGACTACTATATCCAGCAGATGCACAACTGCGATTTGGTGGATTTAAAGGATATGTTTAAAAATGGAACGGTGATAAACGGCAAACTGATCGAGACTCCCAAGTCCCTCCAGACGGCTTGTACGGTTGCGACCCAGATCGTGCAGCAGGTGGCAAACGGTCAGTATGGAGGCCAGACCATTTCGCTTTCCCATTTGGCGCCCTTTGTAAGAGTGAGTTTAAATAAACATAAAGAAAAGGTGAAAAAGGAAGGGGAGATGATCGGAAAAGCGTATACGGAACGGGAAGTAGAACTGATCGCCGAAGACCGTCTTCACGATGAGATCGTTTCCGGCATCCAGACGATCCAGTATCAGATCAATACCTTTTCAACAACCAACGGACAGGCTCCGTTTTTGTCTGTCTTCATGTACATCAGCGAAGAACCGGAATATGAAAAAGAAACGGCGATGCTGATCGAAGAAATGTTAAGGCAGCGGTATGAGGGAATGAAAAATCCGGTGGGAGCCTATGTGACACCCGCATTTCCAAAGCTTTTGTATGTTTTGGATGAAAACAACGTGCCGAAAGACAGCAGGTACCGCTATCTGACGGATCTGGCGGTCAAATGTGTGGCAAAACGCATGATGCCCGATTTTATTTCGGCAAAGATTATGAAGAAGAACTACAAAGGGGAAGTGTTCCCTTGCATGGGATGCCGAAGCTTTCTGGCCCCATGGAAAGATGAAGAAGGCAATTATAAATGGTACGGCAGATTTAACCAGGGAGTCGTGACGATTAACCTGGCCGATGTGGGATTGTCCGCGGAGCAGGATATGGAGAAATTCTGGAATATCCTCGACGAACGCCTGAGTCTGTGCCGGGAAGCGCTGATGCTGCGGCACGAGAGCCTGAAAGGCACTTTGTCAGATGTGAGTCCCATTCACTGGCAGTTCGGAGCTATCGCAAGGCTGAAGCCGGGCGAGACCATTGACAAGCTATTGGAAGGCGGCTATTCTACACTTTCCCTCGGATACATCGGTTTGTACGAGTGCGTTCTTTCCCTTCTCGGAAAAAGCCATACGACAGAGGATGGGGACGAACTGGCTGTCAGGATCATGGAGCGCCTCCGGGGAGCATGTGACCGGTGGAAAGCAGAGTCCGGACTCGGATTCAGCGTGTACGGAACTCCGGCAGAGTCTACGACTTATACATTTGCGAGAAGCTTAAAGAAACGGTTTGGTGTTGTGGAAGGAATCACGGATAAAGATTACATTACAAATTCTTACCATGTAAACGTGACAGAACCGATCGATGCTTTTGAAAAACTTGGATTTGAAGCGAAATTCCAGAGCATTTCTTCCGGCGGGGCCATCAGTTACGTGGAGGTGACGAACCTGAATCAGAATCCGGAAGCGCTGTCTGCTCTGATCGACTATATGTACGATACGATTCAGTACGCCGAGATCAATACAAAGTCAGACTACTGTCAGGAATGCGGATTTGACGGGGAAATTCTTCTGGATGAGAACTACGAGTGGTACTGCCCAAACTGCGGCAACAGAAGCCACAAGACTTTAAACGTATGCCGCAGGACCTGCGGATATCTGGGAGATAATTTCTGGAACAAGGGGCGTACCCAGGAGATCGGAGAACGGTTTGTCCACTTGGATAATCAGGTGCAAGAGGTGAACTAA
- the nrdG gene encoding anaerobic ribonucleoside-triphosphate reductase activating protein translates to MRYAQIRKTDISNGTGIRTSLFVQGCTRKCKGCFNPETWDFEGGHEWNEQAEEEFLTLTAGEHIAGATILGGEPMEPENRRPVRELLRKLKERCPEKNIWMYSSYLFEEIMEFDPKVLQYLDVLVDGPFVEEKKDLNLRFRGSSNQRIIDVKASLESKTVILLEV, encoded by the coding sequence ATGCGGTACGCACAGATCAGAAAGACCGACATTTCAAACGGGACCGGCATCAGGACCTCCCTGTTTGTCCAGGGGTGCACGAGGAAGTGTAAGGGCTGTTTTAATCCGGAGACATGGGATTTTGAAGGCGGCCATGAATGGAATGAACAGGCGGAAGAAGAATTCTTAACACTGACCGCAGGAGAGCATATAGCCGGGGCAACGATTCTCGGAGGAGAGCCCATGGAACCTGAAAACCGGCGTCCGGTCAGGGAACTGCTGAGGAAGCTCAAAGAGCGCTGTCCGGAAAAAAATATCTGGATGTATTCTTCTTATCTGTTTGAAGAGATCATGGAGTTTGATCCTAAGGTACTTCAATATCTGGATGTTTTAGTGGACGGACCTTTTGTGGAAGAAAAAAAGGATTTAAATTTAAGATTCCGGGGAAGCAGTAATCAAAGAATCATCGACGTGAAAGCATCACTGGAAAGCAAAACGGTAATCCTTCTTGAGGTTTAA
- the proB gene encoding glutamate 5-kinase, with product MENREKLKDKKRIVVKVGTSSLIHPKTGQLNLFRLEKLVRVLTDIHNSGKDVILVSSGAIGVGFKALGLKERPESLPMKQACSAVGQGQLMMIYQKLFAEYNQGSAQILITKETMLNDMRRFNARNTFNQLLSLGIIPIVNENDTVSTEEIEFGDNDTLSAVVTAVVEGDLLILLTDIDGLYTDDPHRNKRAKLISEVPVITEEIENMAKGAVTKVGTGGMATKIAAANIVTDCGADMVIANSRDLNDLNRIIGGREIGTLFLAHKREHFNFRKYLTECPYLNS from the coding sequence ATGGAAAACAGAGAAAAACTAAAAGATAAGAAGCGGATCGTAGTAAAAGTAGGGACTTCTTCCCTAATCCATCCGAAGACAGGACAGCTAAATTTATTCCGGCTTGAAAAGCTGGTCCGTGTCCTGACAGACATTCACAACAGCGGAAAAGATGTGATCTTAGTATCGTCCGGAGCCATCGGGGTCGGGTTTAAAGCACTGGGACTCAAGGAACGCCCGGAATCCCTGCCGATGAAGCAGGCCTGCTCTGCCGTGGGGCAGGGACAGCTGATGATGATCTATCAAAAGCTGTTTGCAGAGTACAATCAGGGTTCAGCCCAGATCCTTATCACAAAAGAGACGATGCTGAACGATATGCGCAGGTTCAATGCGAGAAATACATTTAACCAGCTGCTGAGTCTGGGCATTATTCCTATCGTGAACGAAAACGACACCGTCTCCACGGAAGAGATTGAGTTCGGAGACAATGACACTTTATCTGCGGTGGTCACTGCGGTAGTAGAAGGGGATCTTTTGATCCTTCTTACAGATATCGACGGATTATATACAGACGACCCGCATAGAAATAAAAGAGCAAAACTTATTTCAGAAGTACCCGTGATCACGGAAGAGATCGAAAATATGGCAAAAGGAGCTGTGACGAAGGTAGGAACCGGAGGCATGGCCACAAAGATCGCGGCTGCAAACATCGTAACAGACTGCGGGGCCGATATGGTCATAGCAAACAGCAGAGATTTAAATGATTTAAACAGGATTATAGGGGGCAGGGAGATCGGAACGCTTTTCTTGGCCCATAAAAGAGAACATTTTAATTTTCGGAAATATCTTACGGAATGTCCGTATTTAAACTCATAA
- a CDS encoding DUF896 domain-containing protein: MNEDKIRRINELYHLEKSVGLSEKEKKEQKKLREEYIQSVRANLRGQLNHISIKNEDGSVTPLKPKGKH; this comes from the coding sequence ATGAACGAAGACAAGATCAGAAGAATCAATGAATTATATCATCTGGAAAAGTCCGTCGGGCTTTCAGAGAAGGAAAAGAAGGAGCAGAAGAAGCTTCGAGAAGAATATATACAGTCTGTCCGGGCAAATCTGCGCGGCCAGCTGAATCATATCAGCATAAAGAATGAGGACGGAAGCGTGACTCCGCTGAAGCCAAAGGGAAAGCATTGA